A stretch of the Papaver somniferum cultivar HN1 chromosome 6, ASM357369v1, whole genome shotgun sequence genome encodes the following:
- the LOC113288592 gene encoding zinc finger protein-like 1 homolog, producing MVVCKCRKATKLYCFVHKVPVCGECICFPEHQICVVRTYSEWVIDGEYDWPPTCCQCQAVLQDGTDTQTTRLGCLHVIHTQCFLSHIKGFPPHTAPAGYVCPTCSTSIWPPKSIKDSGSRLHSKLKEAIMQTGMEKNLFGNHPVQLPTPVSRAPPPAFASDPLMGGRDKGHTDSSDSVADGNSISGVSPATGLGPSKLSTPDIVEIDEPNLLKSTSPGPVATTRKGAYVDRQNSEISYYADDEDGNKKKYSRRGPLRHKFLRALLPFWSSSLPTLPVTAPSRKDASNLDEVAEGHVRHKKSSRMDPRKILLFMAIMACMATMGILYYRISQSSLGEIGLDDDPQ from the exons ATGGTAGTCTGCAAATGTCGCAAG GCGACCAAGCTCTACTGTTTTGTTCACAAAGTTCCTGTATGTGGGGAATGCATTTGTTTTCCGGAGCACCAAATATGTGTG GTACGTACTTACTCGGAGTGGGTAATTGATGGAGAATACGACTGGCCTCCCACATGTTGCCAGTGTCAAGCTGTACTCCAAGACGGAACTGATACACAAACTACTCGATTGGGATGCTTAC ATGTCATACACACCCAGTGCTTTCTCTCTCACATTAAAGGCTTCCCGCCACACACTGCTCCAGCAGGATATGTGTGTCCTACATGTTCAACATCA ATATGGCCTCCTAAAAGCATCAAAGATTCAGGATCACGTCTTCACTCGAAACTGAAGGAAGCTATTATGCAG ACAGGAATGGAAAAAAATCTGTTTGGGAATCATCCTGTTCAATTACCAACACCCGTTTCTCGTGCTCCACCCCCTGCTTTTGCTTCTGATCCGCTAATGGGGGGCAGAGATAAAGGTCACACAGACTCTTCAGATTCTGTAGCAGATGGAAATTCAATATCTGGAGTATCCCCTGCAACTGGATTAGGCCCTTCCAAACTTTCGACTCCTGATATTGTGGAAATAGATGAGCCGAATCTGCTGAAATCAACAAGTCCTGGT CCAGTTGCTACAACAAGAAAGGGTGCTTATGTCGATAGGCAAAACTCCGAAATTTCCTACTACGCAGATGATGAGGATGGGAACAAGAAGAAGTACAGTCGAAGGG GTCCCTTGCGTCACAAGTTTCTAAGAGCGCTATTACCTTTCTGGTCTAGTTCTTTACCAACTCTGCCAGTTACCGCGCCTTCACGAAAAGATGCATCCAACCTTGATGAGGTTGCTGAAGGTCATGTTCGGCATAAAAAGTCGTCAAGGATGGATCCAAGAAAAATCCTCCTCTTCATGGCAATCAT GGCATGCATGGCGACGATGGGTATTTTGTATTACAGAATATCACAAAGCAGTCTTGGTGAAATCGGGCTTGATGATGATCCGCAATGA
- the LOC113291200 gene encoding transcription factor bHLH84-like, translated as MEHGGTLSLEWNSFHGVSTEEEADFMAQLLAGNYSSSCQNDQDPCLTLSTPSSMWPSHETSSMAGHVHGHDQTSYYCSENNTVNSGHHVYYYSQENNYNGRTNIFLPTPGHHESYNLNESDPNMETDISCLSMNFCTMNQQNSCTSSHKTSYPDNVIEEPVCMKLEMNSYSLKDPRENHAEHAIVSDRKILQKRKSESLEPEATTEDDNNNNTESLPSPKKKSRSSLQVPKNKRNTNAKKNQKASKEEEEEETDAGLNKHSSSCSGSEDESNAPQEPNGGSVSKTSKKSGALNLSGKTRASRGSATDPQSLYARKRRERINERLRILQNLVPNGTKVDISTMLEEAVEYVKFLQLQIKLLSSDDLWMYAPIAYNGMDIGLDRSRHPAAALL; from the exons ATGGAGCACGGTGGAACTTTGTCACTGGAATGGAATTCATTTCACGGAGtttcaactgaagaagaagctgATTTCATGGCTCAACTGCTAGCAGGGAACTATTCATCATCATGTCAGAACGATCAAGACCCGTGTCTTACATTGAGTACTCCGTCGTCAATGTGGCCTAGTCATGAAACCAGCAGCATGGCAGGACATGTACATGGGCATGATCAAACTTCTTATTATTGTTCAGAGAATAATACTGTTAACTCTGGTCATCATGTAtattattattcgcaagaaaataACTACAATGGCCGCACTAATATTTTTCTCCCGACTCCCGGTCATCATGAAAGCTATAATTTAAACGAGTCTGATCCAAATATGGAGACTGATATTAGTTGTCTCTCTATGAATTTTTGTACAATGAATCAGCAGAATAGTTGTACTTCATCGCATAAAACGTCGTACCCTGACAATGTAATTGAAGAACCTGTCTGCATGAAACTAGAAATGAATAGTTATAGTTTGAAAGATCCTCGTGAAAACCATGCAGAGCATGCCATTGTTTCGGATAGGAAAATTCTGCAGAAGCGGAAATCGGAGAGTTTGGAACCAGAAGCAACCACAGAAGACGATAACAATAACAATACCGAGTCATTACCAAGCCCGAAGAAGAAGTCTCGGTCTTCAT TGCAGGTTCCAAAAAACAAGAGGAATACAAATGCAAAGAAGAACCAAAAGGCTAgtaaggaggaggaagaggaagagacAGATGCTGGTTTGAATAAGCATAGCTCTAGTTGTTCCGGCTCTGAAGATGAATCCAACGCTCCTCAGGAACCAAATGGAGGTTCAGTTTCAAAAACCTCCAAAAAGTCCGGTGCACTCAATTTGAGTGGTAAAACGAGAGCCAGTAGAGGATCGGCTACCGACCCTCAAAGCCTCTATGCAAGG AAACGAAGAGAAAGAATCAATGAAAGACTAAGAATCTTGCAGAACCTGGTACCTAATGGAACCAAG GTTGATATCAGTACAATGCTCGAAGAAGCTGTTGAATATGTCAAGTTTTTGCAACTTCAGATCAAG CTTTTAAGCTCAGATGATCTTTGGATGTATGCACCAATTGCTTATAACGGAATGGATATTGgactcgaccgaagcaggcatccTGCAGCTGCACTCCTATGA
- the LOC113288593 gene encoding vacuolar-sorting receptor 4-like, whose product MKKFIGVLVFGVFYMMMLMSLTMARFVVEKNSLTITSPDSIKGTHDSAVANFGVPQYGGSMAGTVVYPKENQKGCNEFDKVSFHKNSAGGLPQFVLLDRGDCYFTLKVWNAEKAGASAVLVADDTDEQLITMDSSQDGGASAKFIENITIPSALITKDFGEKLKKAISGGDMVNVNLDWREAVPHPDERVEYELWSNSNDECGPKCNMLMEFVKDFKGAAQILEQGGYTLFTPHYITWYCPQAFTLSKQCKSQCINHGRYCAPDPEQDFSEGYEGKDVVVENLRQLCVFRVANETKKPWLWWDYVTDFQIRCPMKQKKYNKECADGVIKSLGLDTGKIEKCMGDPNAESDNSVLKEEQDAQVGKGSRGDVTILPTLVINNRQYRGKLDKGAVLKAICSGFQETTDPAVCLSGDIETNECLDNNGGCWQDKASNITACKDTFRGKVCQCPLVDGVRFTGDGYSNCTASGPGRCKINNGGCWKETRDGLTSSACVETMGDTCHCPHGFKGDGVKSCIDIDECKEKTACQCPECSCKNTWGDYECTCSGGLLYMKDHDTCISKRSSGARSAWTAFWIIFVGLAMAAGGGYLVYKYRLRSYMDSEIRAIMAQYMPLDSQVEIATHSSENHA is encoded by the exons atgaagaaatttatagggGTTTTGGTATTTGGGGTTTTCTATATGATGATGTTAATGTCATTAACAATGGCTAGATTTGTTGTAGAAAAGAACAGTTTAACAATAACATCACCAGATAGTATTAAAGGAACTCATGATAGTGCTGTTGCGAATTTTGGTGTTCCTCAGTATGGAGGTAGTATGGCTGGTACAGTTGTTTATCCTAAAGAGAATCAAAAAGGTTGTAATGAATTTGATAAGGTTTCATTTCATAAGAACTCTGCTGGTGGGCTTCCTCAGTTTGTTTTGCTTGATCGCGGAG ATTGTTATTTCACTTTGAAGGTTTGGAATGCGGAGAAAGCCGGGGCATCTGCAGTGCTTGTTGCGGATGATACCGATGAGCAACTGATAACAATGGATTCATCTCAAGATGGTGGTGCATCTGCAAAgttcattgaaaacataactatacCATCTGCTCTTATTACCAAGGATTTTGGTGAGAAGCTGAAGAAGGCGATTAGTGGTGGCGATATGGTTAATGTGAACTTAGACTGGAGAGAAGCTGTTCCTCATCCCGATGAGCGCGTAGAGTATGAGCTGTGGAGTAACAGTAATGATGAGTGTGGTCCTAAATGTAATATGTTGATGGAATTTGTCAAGGATTTCAAAGGTGCTGCTCAAATTCTTGAGCAAGGTGGTTATACATTGTTTACGCCGCATTATATAACTTGGTACTGTCCTCAGGCGTTTACGTTAAGCAAGCAGTGCAAGTCTCAGTGTATTAATCATGGAAGATACTGTGCGCCTGATCCCGAACAAGATTTCAGTGAAGGGTATGAAGGAAAGGATGTGGTTGTTGAAAATTTGAGACAGCTTTGTGTGTTTAGAGTAGCAAATGAGACTAAGAAACCTTGGCTCTGGTGGGATTATGTAACTGACTTTCAAATACGGTGTCCTATGAAGCAGAAGAAGTACAACAAAGAATGTGCAGATGGTGTTATCAAATCTCTCG GCCTTGATACTGGAAAGATTGAGAAGTGTATGGGGGATCCAAATGCTGAGTCTGACAATTCTGTCTTGAAAGAAGAGCAGGATGCACAA GTTGGGAAAGGATCCAGAGGTGATGTTACTATACTTCCTACCCTTGTTATTAATAACCGACAGTATCGAG GAAAGTTGGATAAAGGTGCTGTTTTGAAGGCCATTTGTTCTGGTTTTCAAGAAACTACTGATCCAGCTGTTTGTCTAAGCGGTG ATATAGAGACAAATGAGTGTCTGGATAATAATGGTGGTTGCTGGCAAGATAAGGCATCTAACATCACTGCTTGCAAG GATACATTCCGTGGGAAAGTGTGTCAGTGTCCCTTGGTTGATGGTGTGCGGTTTACAGGAGATGGTTATAGCAACTGCACAG CAAGTGGTCCAGGGCGGTGTAAGATTAATAATGGGGGATGTTGGAAAGAAACTCGCGATGGACTGACATCCTCTGCTTGCGTG GAAACTATGGGTGATACATGCCACTGTCCGCATGGATTCAAAGGTGACGGTGTCAAAAGCTGTATAG ATATTGATGAATGCAAAGAAAAGACAGCCTGCCAGTGCCCTGAATGCAGCTGCAAGAATACATGGGGAGACTATGAATGTACCTGTAGTGGAGGACTCCTGTACATGAAGGATCATGACACTTGCATAA GTAAGAGATCTAGTGGAGCAAGGTCGGCCTGGACTGCTTTTTGGATCATTTTCGTAGGCTTGGCTATGGCAGCCGGTGGAggctatctagtttacaaatatAGATTAAGA TCATACATGGATTCAGAGATTAGAGCAATCATGGCACAATATATGCCACTGGACAGTCAAGTAGAGATAGCAACTCACTCCAGTGAGAATCACGCCTAA
- the LOC113288594 gene encoding L10-interacting MYB domain-containing protein-like isoform X2: MIESKDEPVDRGSRGKHGLSSKERVFISYLLGIICKLLNMESDQSSNPQTGRTTWTPPMDRLFIGLMEDQVQKGQLLDGQFNKYAWTHFVDNFKQSFGSSFTKDVLKNRMKTLKKNYVAVSTLRGQSGFGWDQSREIVTADDAVWDDYIKKHPDVKCWRTKTLAHFDELAIIFGDNKANGRYSRCRNDNTVQDDDDHDNLVNV, translated from the exons atgaTCGAATCCAAGGATGAACccgtggatcgtggatctcgaggtaagcatggcttgtcatcaaaagag agggttttcatatcatatcttctaGGAATCATTTGCAAGTTACTG AATATGGAGAGTGATCAATCATCCAACCCCCAAACTGGAAGGACAACTTGGACTCCTCCCATGGATAGACTGTTCATAGGTCTAATGGAAGACCAAGTACAGAAAGGACAACTACTCGATGGTCAATTCAACAAATATGCTTGGACACACTTTGTTGATAATTTCAAGCAGAGTTTTGGTTCTTCTTTTACCAAGGATGTGTTGAAAAATCGTATGAAAACTTTGAAGAAGAACTATGTTGCTGTGAGTACTCTTAGAGGTCAAAGTGGATTTGGATGGGATCAGTCGCGAGAAATTGTGACTGCTGATGATGCTGTATGGGATGATTATATCAAG AAGCATCCTGATGTCAAATGCTGGAGGACAAAGACCCTTGCTCACTTTGATGAGTTAGCTATTATATTTGGGGATAATAAGGCCAATGGAAGGTATAGCCGTTGTAGGAATGACAATACTGTGCAAGATGATGATGACCATGATAATTTGGTTAATGTTTAA
- the LOC113288594 gene encoding L10-interacting MYB domain-containing protein-like isoform X1, translating to MNPWIVDLEVSMACHQKRDRSELRSERSEKLTSLVGYILRVFISYLLGIICKLLNMESDQSSNPQTGRTTWTPPMDRLFIGLMEDQVQKGQLLDGQFNKYAWTHFVDNFKQSFGSSFTKDVLKNRMKTLKKNYVAVSTLRGQSGFGWDQSREIVTADDAVWDDYIKKHPDVKCWRTKTLAHFDELAIIFGDNKANGRYSRCRNDNTVQDDDDHDNLVNV from the exons ATGAACccgtggatcgtggatctcgaggtaagcatggcttgtcatcaaaagag agacagatcagagttgcgcagcgaaagatCCGAGAAGTTGACTTCGTTAGTTGGTTATATTCTG agggttttcatatcatatcttctaGGAATCATTTGCAAGTTACTG AATATGGAGAGTGATCAATCATCCAACCCCCAAACTGGAAGGACAACTTGGACTCCTCCCATGGATAGACTGTTCATAGGTCTAATGGAAGACCAAGTACAGAAAGGACAACTACTCGATGGTCAATTCAACAAATATGCTTGGACACACTTTGTTGATAATTTCAAGCAGAGTTTTGGTTCTTCTTTTACCAAGGATGTGTTGAAAAATCGTATGAAAACTTTGAAGAAGAACTATGTTGCTGTGAGTACTCTTAGAGGTCAAAGTGGATTTGGATGGGATCAGTCGCGAGAAATTGTGACTGCTGATGATGCTGTATGGGATGATTATATCAAG AAGCATCCTGATGTCAAATGCTGGAGGACAAAGACCCTTGCTCACTTTGATGAGTTAGCTATTATATTTGGGGATAATAAGGCCAATGGAAGGTATAGCCGTTGTAGGAATGACAATACTGTGCAAGATGATGATGACCATGATAATTTGGTTAATGTTTAA
- the LOC113288594 gene encoding L10-interacting MYB domain-containing protein-like isoform X3, with protein MNPWIVDLEVSMACHQKRDRSELRSERSEKLTSLVGYILRVFISYLLGIICKLLNMESDQSSNPQTGRTTWTPPMDRLFIGLMEDQVQKGQLLDGQFNKYAWTHFVDNFKQSFGSSFTKDVLKNRMKTLKKNYVAVSTLRGQSGFGWDQSREIVTADDAVWDDYIKKHPDVKCWRTKTLAHFDELAIIFGDNKANGRYI; from the exons ATGAACccgtggatcgtggatctcgaggtaagcatggcttgtcatcaaaagag agacagatcagagttgcgcagcgaaagatCCGAGAAGTTGACTTCGTTAGTTGGTTATATTCTG agggttttcatatcatatcttctaGGAATCATTTGCAAGTTACTG AATATGGAGAGTGATCAATCATCCAACCCCCAAACTGGAAGGACAACTTGGACTCCTCCCATGGATAGACTGTTCATAGGTCTAATGGAAGACCAAGTACAGAAAGGACAACTACTCGATGGTCAATTCAACAAATATGCTTGGACACACTTTGTTGATAATTTCAAGCAGAGTTTTGGTTCTTCTTTTACCAAGGATGTGTTGAAAAATCGTATGAAAACTTTGAAGAAGAACTATGTTGCTGTGAGTACTCTTAGAGGTCAAAGTGGATTTGGATGGGATCAGTCGCGAGAAATTGTGACTGCTGATGATGCTGTATGGGATGATTATATCAAG AAGCATCCTGATGTCAAATGCTGGAGGACAAAGACCCTTGCTCACTTTGATGAGTTAGCTATTATATTTGGGGATAATAAGGCCAATGGAAG GTACATATAA
- the LOC113288594 gene encoding L10-interacting MYB domain-containing protein-like isoform X4, which produces MESDQSSNPQTGRTTWTPPMDRLFIGLMEDQVQKGQLLDGQFNKYAWTHFVDNFKQSFGSSFTKDVLKNRMKTLKKNYVAVSTLRGQSGFGWDQSREIVTADDAVWDDYIKKHPDVKCWRTKTLAHFDELAIIFGDNKANGRYSRCRNDNTVQDDDDHDNLVNV; this is translated from the exons ATGGAGAGTGATCAATCATCCAACCCCCAAACTGGAAGGACAACTTGGACTCCTCCCATGGATAGACTGTTCATAGGTCTAATGGAAGACCAAGTACAGAAAGGACAACTACTCGATGGTCAATTCAACAAATATGCTTGGACACACTTTGTTGATAATTTCAAGCAGAGTTTTGGTTCTTCTTTTACCAAGGATGTGTTGAAAAATCGTATGAAAACTTTGAAGAAGAACTATGTTGCTGTGAGTACTCTTAGAGGTCAAAGTGGATTTGGATGGGATCAGTCGCGAGAAATTGTGACTGCTGATGATGCTGTATGGGATGATTATATCAAG AAGCATCCTGATGTCAAATGCTGGAGGACAAAGACCCTTGCTCACTTTGATGAGTTAGCTATTATATTTGGGGATAATAAGGCCAATGGAAGGTATAGCCGTTGTAGGAATGACAATACTGTGCAAGATGATGATGACCATGATAATTTGGTTAATGTTTAA
- the LOC113288595 gene encoding uncharacterized protein LOC113288595 isoform X1, translating into MASSDDEEDLVVVVTTATTTLIAVYYQYFLEKTICHDSILSGATHVDEVLNDHDARCQDSFRMEKHVFLRLCDMLKEKELLRHSNGVRVEEKVAIFMLAVGHNERNRILQERFQHSGETISRHFNAVLDAIVALADDFLVPAGPDTPTEILENPRFYPYFKDCIGAIDGTQIPSMVGLDEQVPFW; encoded by the exons ATGGCGAGTTCTGACGATGAAGAAGATTTGGTAGTAGTTGTAACAACAGCCACAACAACACTAATTGCTGTTTATTACCAATATTTTTTGGAGAAAACAATATGCCATGATTCAATTCTTAGTGGTGCAACTCATGTAGATGAAGTCTTAAATGATCATGATGCACGATGTCAGGATAGTTTTCGTATGGAAAAACATGTTTTCTTAAGATTATGTGATATGTTGAAAGAAAAGGAGTTACTTCGTCATAGTAATGGAGTTCGTGTTGAAGAAAAAGTAGCAATTTTTATGCTTGCTGTTGGACATAATGAACGTAACAGGATACTTCAAGAGCGTTTTCAGCATTCAGGTGAGACAATTAGTAGACATTTTAATGCAGTCTTGGATGCTATTGTTGCATTGGCAGATGATTTTCTTGTACCAGCAGGGCCTGATACCCCCACTGAAATCTTAGAAAACCCAAGATTTTATCCATACTTCAAG GATTGTATAGGAGCCATTGATGGAACACAAATACCATCAATGGTTGGTCTCGACGAACAAGTCCCTTTTTGGTGA
- the LOC113288595 gene encoding uncharacterized protein LOC113288595 isoform X2 has translation MASSDDEEDLVVVVTTATTTLIAVYYQYFLEKTICHDSILSGATHVDEVLNDHDARCQDSFRMEKHVFLRLCDMLKEKELLRHSNGVRVEEKVAIFMLAVGHNERNRILQERFQHSGETISRHFNAVLDAIVALADDFLVPAGPDTPTEILENPRFYPYFKLVGKARLLIHAY, from the exons ATGGCGAGTTCTGACGATGAAGAAGATTTGGTAGTAGTTGTAACAACAGCCACAACAACACTAATTGCTGTTTATTACCAATATTTTTTGGAGAAAACAATATGCCATGATTCAATTCTTAGTGGTGCAACTCATGTAGATGAAGTCTTAAATGATCATGATGCACGATGTCAGGATAGTTTTCGTATGGAAAAACATGTTTTCTTAAGATTATGTGATATGTTGAAAGAAAAGGAGTTACTTCGTCATAGTAATGGAGTTCGTGTTGAAGAAAAAGTAGCAATTTTTATGCTTGCTGTTGGACATAATGAACGTAACAGGATACTTCAAGAGCGTTTTCAGCATTCAGGTGAGACAATTAGTAGACATTTTAATGCAGTCTTGGATGCTATTGTTGCATTGGCAGATGATTTTCTTGTACCAGCAGGGCCTGATACCCCCACTGAAATCTTAGAAAACCCAAGATTTTATCCATACTTCAAG CTGGTTGGGAAGGCTCGGCTGCTGATTCACGCATACTAG